From the genome of Primulina eburnea isolate SZY01 chromosome 12, ASM2296580v1, whole genome shotgun sequence, one region includes:
- the LOC140806914 gene encoding 3-ketoacyl-CoA synthase 19-like — protein MDLFMSTIFVIFLFVFPLLKLLNWLFGDREDCCYMLNYECYKPTAESRVVDTESSCRVVMRNRTLGWEEYKFLLQTIVSSGIGEYTYSPQSVIDGKEDCPDFRDSIEEMDDIFFSTLDQLFEKSGVSPQEIDILVVNVSLLSPEPSLSARIVNRYKMRPGIKSYNLSGMGCSASLIAIDLVRQIFKVKKRAFAVVVSTESLGPNWYCGKEKSMMLSNCLFRSGGCSMLFTNNPDLKHRANFKLKTLVRTHFGSNDEAYECCIQVEDDEGYKGFRLTKKLTKAAAKAFIINLKVLLPKILPPWEILRYLLVSLRWGKQKNPMLEAVGQGLNLKSGVEHFCIHPGGRAVIDGVGKSLGLSEYDLEPARMTLHRFGNTSAGGLWYVLGYMEAKKRLKKGDRIFMISFGAGFKCNNCVWEVMRDLDDPNVWADCMDRYPPKTLVNPFTHRYGWINDQYLSFFRLEDCIFASDLKPDKQH, from the exons ATGGATCTCTTCATGTCTACGATCTTTGTTATCTtcctctttgtattccctttgctCAAGCTTCTAAACTGGTTGTTCGGGGACAGAGAGGACTGCTGTTACATGCTCAACTACGAGTGCTACAAGCCTACCGCCGAGTCTAGAGTAGTCGACACCGAATCCTCGTGCCGAGTGGTGATGCGGAACAGGACACTTGGATGGGAAGAATACAAATTCTTGTTGCAGACTATTGTCAGCTCGGGTATCGGTGAGTATACCTACAGCCCGCAGAGCGTGATCGACGGGAAAGAAGATTGTCCCGACTTCCGCGACTCCATCGAGGAGATGGACGACATCTTCTTCTCCACGCTCGACCAGCTCTTCGAGAAATCCGGGGTCTCTCCGCAGGAAATCGACATACTAGTCGTGAACGTGTCCCTTCTTTCTCCGGAGCCGTCTCTATCGGCCCGGATCGTCAACCGATACAAGATGAGGCCGGGTATTAAGTCGTATAACCTGTCCGGAATGGGCTGCAGCGCCAGCCTGATCGCCATCGACCTCGTTCGCCAGATTTTCAAGGTTAAAAAACGAGCTTTTGCTGTAGTGGTAAGCACGGAATCTTTAGGACCCAACTGGTACTGCGGCAAAGAGAAATCCATGATGCTTTCGAACTGCCTGTTCCGTTCCGGCGGGTGTTCAATGCTTTTCACGAACAACCCGGATCTTAAACATCGCGCAAACTTCAAATTGAAGACTTTGGTGAGAACCCATTTCGGTTCGAATGACGAAGCATATGAATGTTGCATTCAAGTTGAGGATGACGAAGGTTACAAAGGGTTTCGTCTGACCAAGAAACTTACCAAAGCTGCTGCGAAGGCATTTATCATTAACTTGAAAGTGCTGCTGCCTAAAATCCTACCGCCATGGGAGATACTACGTTATCTGTTGGTTTCTCTGCGATGGGGTAAGCAAAAGAATCCCATGCTGGAAGCGGTTGGCCAAGGCTTGAATCTCAAGTCTGGTGTGGAACACTTctgcattcatcctggtggcag GGCGGTAATAGATGGAGTGGGAAAAAGTCTGGGGCTGAGCGAGTACGACCTGGAGCCGGCTAGGATGACCCTACACCGATTCGGCAACACCTCGGCGGGTGGGCTGTGGTATGTTCTGGGGTACATGGAGGCCAAGAAGAGGCTAAAGAAGGGTGATCGGATATTCATGATCAGCTTCGGTGCCGGCTTCAAATGCAACAACTGTGTGTGGGAAGTGATGAGAGACCTGGATGATCCGAATGTTTGGGCAGATTGCATGGACAGATATCCTCCCAAAACACTTGTCAATCCTTTCACTCACAGATATGGATGGATCAACGACCAATACTTGAGCTTTTTCAGGCTCGAAGACTGCATTTTCGCTTCCGACTTGAAGCCGGACAAGCAGcactga
- the LOC140807545 gene encoding sulfate transporter 4.1, chloroplastic-like codes for MAEITFSSPSAGDLATRQPVKIIHLQHPSSSPKATLSSLANNHGAFSTWKAKVKRMTLMDWIQLFLPCSRWISTYKWREYLHPDLMAGITVGIMLVPQSMSYAKLAGLRPIYGLYSGFMPIFVYTIFGSSRQLAIGPVALTSLLVSNVLGNIVDSSEPLYTDLAILLALMVGVLECIMGLLRLGWLIRFISHSVISGFTTASAIVIALSQAKYFLGYSVERSSKIIPLVRSIIYGADKFLWPPFVMGSIILAIILNMKHLGQTRKNLQFLRAAGPLTAVVLGTAFVKVYHPSSISLVGEIPQGLPKFSVPKEFGHIKSLIPTTILITGVAILESVGIAKALAAKNGYELDSNQELFGLGVANIVGSFFSAYPTTGSFSRSAVNHESGAKTGLSGLLMGIIMGCALQFLTPLFESIPQCALAAIVISAVLGLVDYGEAIFLWRVDKRDFLLWTITCIVTLFLGIEIGVLAGVGVSLAFVIHESANPHIAILGRLPGTTVYRNTQQYPEAYTYNGIVIVRIDAPIYFANISYIKDRLREYEIEDDGSTKRGPEVTRVHFVILEMAPITYVDSSAVQALKDLHQEYKSRDIQIAISNPNREVLLTLTKAGVVDLIGKEWYFVRVHDAVQVCLQHVQSLNDSSPSPRTPMSMLEDKPSLFQRFLKYKPQESSPSQLESGNRQSLISKDETNHLEPLLTKKS; via the exons ATGGCGGAGATAACCTTCTCCTCCCCCAGCGCCGGCGACCTCGCCACTCGACAACCGGTGAAAATCATACACCTGCAGCACCCTTCCAGCTCTCCCAAAGCCACCTTGTCCTCTTTGGCAAATAATCATGGTGCTTTCTCCACATGGAAAGCCAAGGTGAAGCGGATGACTTTGATGGATTGGATTCAGCTCTTCCTGCCTTGCTCCCGTTGGATTAGCACCTACAAATGGCGTGAATATCTGCACCCAGACCTCATGGCTGGCATCACTGTCGGCATCATGCTTGTTCCTCAG TCCATGTCCTATGCAAAGCTAGCAGGGCTGCGACCCATTTATGGACTTT ATTCTGGTTTTATGCCTATCTTCGTATATACCATTTTCGGGTCATCTCGCCAGCTTGCCATCGGGCCTGTTGCGTTGACTTCCCTCTTGGTTTCAAATGTATTGGGAAACATAGTGGACTCATCGGAACCGTTGTACACGGATCTTGCTATACTGCTGGCACTTATGGTTGGTGTTTTGGAATGTATTATGGGGCTTTTAAG GCTTGGATGGCTAATTCGGTTCATCAGCCATTCTGTGATTTCTGGTTTTACTACCGCTTCAGCCATTGTTATTGCCCTGTCTCAGGCAAAATATTTCCTGGGCTACAGTGTAGAACGAAGCAGCAAAATAATTCCATTGGTTAGGAGCATAATTTATGGTGCAGATAAG TTCTTGTGGCCACCTTTCGTCATGGGCTCTATTATATTAGCCATCATTCTAAACATGAAGCACTTG GGACAAACCAGGAAAAATTTACAGTTTTTACGGGCAGCTGGTCCCCTCACAGCTGTTGTGCTTGGTACCGCCTTTGTGAAAGTATACCATCCATCTTCAATTTCATTG GTTGGTGAAATACCTCAAGGTCTGCCAAAGTTCTCTGTCCCAAAAGAATTTGGACATATAAAGTCTCTGATTCCGACAACAATTCTCATCACTGGCGTGGCTATTTTG GAATCTGTAGGGATTGCCAAGGCATTAGCAGCAAAGAATGGATATGAGTTGGATTCTAATCAAGAG TTATTtggtcttggtgttgcaaataTTGTTGGTTCATTCTTTTCTGCATATCCTACCACAG GCTCATTTTCGAGGTCAGCTGTGAATCATGAAAGTGGAGCAAAAACAGGCTTGTCTGGGCTACTAATGGGAATCATCATGGGCTGTGCACTTCAGTTTTTGACACCATTATTTGAATCTATACCCCAG TGTGCTCTGGCTGCAATTGTGATTTCTGCTGTTCTTGGACTG GTGGATTACGGTGAGGCTATCTTCTTGTGGCGTGTAGATAAGAGAGACTTCCTTCTCTGGACCATTACTTGCATTGTGACCTTGTTCCTTGGGATAGAGATTGGTGTGCTTGCCGGT GTTGGTGTTTCACTTGCTTTTGTCATCCATGAATCAGCTAATCCACATATCG CTATATTGGGCCGCCTACCTGGCACCACTGTCTATAGGAACACCCAACAGTACCCAGAAGCATATACTTACAATGGAATAGTGATTGTTCGGATAGATGCACCTATCTATTTCGCAAATATAAGTTACATCAAGGACAG GCTGCGAGAGTATGAAATTGAAGATGATGGATCTACAAAACGTGGACCTGAAGTTACAAGAGTTCATTTTGTAATCCTTGAGATGGCAC CCATCACTTACGTAGACTCTAGTGCTGTTCAGGCTTTAAAAGACTTGCATCAAGAATATAAGTCACGGGACATTCAG ATTGCCATTTCCAATCCAAATCGAGAAGTTCTGCTGACGCTAACAAAAGCTGGAGTGGTCGACCTGATAGGGAAAGAATGGTATTTTGTTAGAGTACACGACGCAGTCCAAGTTTGTCTTCAACATGTGCAGAGCTTAAATGATTCATCACCATCCCCTAGGACGCCGATGTCAATGCTGGAGGACAAACCGAGCCTTTTCCAAAGATTTTTGAAATATAAACCACAAGAATCATCCCCATCTCAACTGGAATCAGGTAACAGGCAAAGTCTCATCTCTAAAGATGAAACCAATCATTTGGAGCCACTATTAACAAAGAAGTCATga